Proteins encoded by one window of Chrysemys picta bellii isolate R12L10 chromosome 10, ASM1138683v2, whole genome shotgun sequence:
- the LOC135973847 gene encoding uncharacterized protein LOC135973847, with translation MTERGYSWDATQYRVKIKELRQGYQKTKESNGRSGSQPQTCRFYEALHSILGAAATTTPPMTVDSEDGILSTAASSEMLADREDEEGDEEDEAVDSAYNADFPDSQDLFITLTEIPYQPSPGVKPDPESGEGSVAANVSRPTPASPSQRLAQIRQRKKRTRDNMFSELMGCSRAEAAQQTQWRENMSQYQRAHSEREERWRQEDQQATQTLLALMREQTDTLQRLVDVLQDRRQEDRAPLQSISNRPPPPQSPIPPSPKVPRRRGGRGRDNCHSTPADCSSTRRLSFPKI, from the exons atgacagagagaggatacagctgggatgcaacgcagtaccgcgtgaaaatcaaggagctgagacaagggtaccagaagaccaaagagtcaaacggacgctccggatcccagccccagacatgccgtttctacgaggcactgcattccattctaggtgcggccgccaccactaccccaccaatgaccgtggactctgaggatgggatattgtcgacagccgcttcctcggagatgttagcggacagggaagatgaggaaggagatgaggaggacgaggcagtcgacagcgcttacaacgctgatttccccgacagccaggatctcttcatcaccctcacggagatcccctaccaaccctccccaggcgttaaaccggaccctgaatcaggggaaggatcagtcg ctgcgaatgtctcccgacctaccccggcatccccctcccagaggctggcgcagattaggcagagaaagaaaaggacacgggacaacatgttctcagaacttatgggctgctcccgagctgaggcggcccagcagacccagtggagggagaacatgtcgcaataccagcgagcacacagcgaacgggaggagaggtggcggcaggaagaccagcaggcgacccAAACACTGCTtgcactaatgagggagcaaacggacacgctccagcgccttgtggatgttctgcaggaccggaggcaggaggacagagccccgctgcagtctatctctaaccgccctccccctccacaaagtcccatacccccctcacccaaagtcccaagaagaaggggcggcaggggccgtgataACTGTCACTCCActcctgcagactgctcaagtaccagaaggctctcgttcccaaaaatttga